Proteins encoded in a region of the bacterium genome:
- a CDS encoding sialidase family protein → MRSLARLSILCVSALLPAFGHVSWQPRSAEAASGVPSAVVVAEGVTEDATSSNNEVKMVRDPAVGLVVAYAENAGGTAQVVLAVSHDGGRRWSLLARASGGAVPSRLPALGLDRAGRLHVIWTRYDDGVGKIYYRVWQGGWVAPQARISPAPGYAGFPSLALDGQGRPQVVWYGIRGSSTPASTRHGSIYEIFYTGFDGRAWSPPRLISAGLPDSVNPALAADRTGRLRAAWYQSDGRVYQVRYAERTAVWGEPETVLATRSDAFNPDIAVDAKGQAVLAWEQHDGLASTIRFTRRVGGRWEAPAALSDSRLPAHHPSVSVAPSGAIWVAWDRDDGQILVRRFDARWEPAARAAVDGGNSFPSVLASDQGVDVVWTHTAQGRSQVRYARLGAR, encoded by the coding sequence CCGCCGTGGTCGTCGCCGAGGGGGTGACCGAGGACGCCACCTCGTCCAACAACGAGGTGAAGATGGTGCGCGACCCCGCGGTCGGGCTGGTGGTCGCCTACGCCGAGAACGCGGGGGGCACCGCCCAGGTCGTGCTGGCGGTTTCGCACGACGGGGGGAGGCGCTGGTCGCTCCTGGCGCGGGCGAGCGGAGGGGCGGTGCCGTCGCGGCTCCCCGCGCTGGGGCTCGACCGGGCCGGGCGGCTGCACGTGATCTGGACCCGCTACGACGACGGAGTCGGCAAGATCTACTACCGCGTCTGGCAGGGCGGGTGGGTCGCGCCGCAGGCGCGGATTTCCCCCGCCCCCGGGTACGCGGGGTTCCCTTCGCTCGCGCTCGACGGCCAGGGCCGGCCCCAGGTCGTCTGGTACGGGATCCGCGGAAGCTCGACGCCCGCCTCGACCCGGCACGGATCGATTTACGAAATCTTCTACACGGGGTTTGACGGCCGGGCGTGGTCGCCGCCGCGGTTGATCTCCGCCGGCCTCCCCGATTCGGTGAACCCGGCGCTCGCCGCCGATCGGACCGGCCGGCTTCGCGCCGCCTGGTACCAGTCCGACGGCCGAGTCTACCAGGTCCGCTACGCGGAGCGCACGGCCGTTTGGGGCGAGCCGGAGACCGTACTGGCCACCCGCTCGGACGCCTTCAACCCTGACATCGCCGTTGACGCGAAAGGGCAGGCCGTGCTCGCCTGGGAGCAGCACGACGGCCTCGCGTCGACGATCCGCTTCACGCGGCGCGTCGGGGGTCGGTGGGAGGCTCCCGCGGCCCTCTCGGACAGTCGGCTCCCGGCGCACCACCCCTCGGTCAGCGTCGCCCCGTCGGGAGCGATCTGGGTCGCCTGGGATCGCGACGACGGGCAGATTCTCGTGCGGCGCTTCGACGCGCGGTGGGAGCCGGCGGCGCGGGCGGCGGTGGACGGGGGCAACAGTTTTCCGAGCGTGCTGGCCTCGGACCAGGGCGTCGATGTCGTGTGGACCCACACCGCCCAGGGGCGGTCGCAGGTCCGCTACGCGCGGCTCGGCGCCAGGTGA
- a CDS encoding A/G-specific adenine glycosylase — MKRAEPPSVPAARRRAFQRRLLGWYRRHHRDLPWRRTRDPYHILVSEIMLQQTQVDRVVPKYREWLMRYPSLESLAEAGNREVREAWYPLGYNIRPVRLRDIARAALRRHHGKIPRTREELLALKGIGPYTAGAVLSFAYRQDAPILDTNVRRVLRRVFLGDRAAAPDRLLWGLSEALLPHGQVYHFNQALMDFGATVCRARRPRCPACPLSRLCASFPLTGDEPAGAG; from the coding sequence GTGAAACGCGCCGAACCGCCCAGCGTGCCGGCGGCTCGGCGCCGGGCGTTTCAGCGCCGGCTCCTGGGCTGGTACCGCCGGCACCACCGCGATCTGCCCTGGCGGCGCACCCGCGATCCCTACCACATCCTCGTCTCCGAAATCATGCTTCAGCAGACTCAAGTGGATCGTGTCGTCCCCAAATACCGGGAGTGGCTGATGCGGTACCCGTCGCTGGAGTCGCTTGCCGAGGCCGGCAACCGGGAGGTGCGGGAGGCGTGGTATCCGCTCGGCTATAATATCCGGCCGGTCCGGCTACGCGACATCGCGCGCGCGGCCCTCCGGCGCCACCATGGCAAAATCCCTCGCACCCGCGAGGAGCTGCTTGCGTTGAAGGGAATCGGCCCCTATACCGCCGGCGCGGTGCTCAGCTTCGCGTACCGCCAGGACGCGCCCATCCTGGACACAAACGTGCGGCGCGTGCTGCGGCGGGTGTTCCTGGGGGATCGGGCGGCGGCGCCGGACCGGTTGCTCTGGGGGTTGTCGGAAGCCCTCCTGCCGCACGGGCAGGTGTACCATTTCAATCAAGCCCTGATGGATTTCGGGGCGACCGTCTGCCGCGCCCGCCGGCCCCGCTGCCCGGCCTGCCCGCTCTCCCGGCTCTGCGCCTCGTTCCCCCTCACCGGGGATGAGCCCGCCGGTGCGGGCTGA
- a CDS encoding enoyl-ACP reductase has translation MSGLLAGKTALVMGVANRWSIAWAIAQAFAREGARLVFTFQGERQEKDVRELSSALADPVILPCDVTRDEDLAKLAGSIQAQVGSLDALVHSIAFANREDLAGAYVDTSRAGFALALEVSAFSLAATARHLLPVLRPGAGIVTLTYLGSDRVMPNYNVMGVAKAALEASVRYLASDLGPRGIRVNAISAGPIKTTSARAIQGFSRILGIMEERSPLRRNTDPAEVADAAAFLVSPLARGVTGAVLFVDNGFHVMGL, from the coding sequence ATGAGTGGACTGCTCGCCGGCAAGACCGCGCTGGTCATGGGGGTGGCCAACCGATGGAGCATCGCCTGGGCCATCGCCCAGGCGTTTGCACGCGAGGGCGCCCGCCTCGTCTTCACCTTCCAGGGCGAACGGCAGGAAAAGGACGTGCGCGAGCTCTCCAGCGCCCTCGCCGACCCGGTGATCCTTCCCTGCGACGTCACCCGGGACGAGGACCTCGCGAAGCTGGCGGGGTCGATTCAGGCTCAGGTCGGGAGTCTGGACGCCCTCGTCCACAGCATCGCATTCGCCAACCGGGAGGACCTGGCGGGGGCCTACGTCGATACCTCGCGAGCGGGATTCGCCCTGGCCCTGGAGGTCAGCGCGTTTTCCCTCGCCGCGACGGCCCGCCACCTCCTCCCCGTGCTGCGGCCCGGGGCGGGCATCGTGACTCTGACCTACCTGGGGTCGGACCGGGTGATGCCCAACTACAACGTGATGGGGGTGGCCAAGGCCGCGCTCGAGGCGTCCGTCCGGTATCTGGCCAGCGACCTCGGCCCGCGCGGAATTCGAGTCAACGCCATCTCCGCGGGCCCGATCAAGACCACCTCGGCGCGGGCGATCCAGGGGTTCAGCCGGATCCTCGGCATCATGGAAGAGCGCTCCCCGCTCCGCCGGAACACCGACCCCGCGGAGGTCGCGGATGCCGCGGCGTTCCTGGTGAGCCCGCTCGCCCGAGGCGTCACGGGCGCGGTGCTCTTCGTTGACAACGGCTTCCACGTCATGGGACTGTGA
- the nth gene encoding endonuclease III, translated as MGGAGARLGTTAGRTGAGLPRETPAARTRRAGAIVRRLALRYPRAAIPLRHSSPFELLVATILSAQCTDAVVNAVTEALFQRYRTPADFAGAQREALERAIHSTGFFRAKARAIQSTARLLLERHNGEVPRTMEALVRLDGVGRKTANVVLSVFGVPGIVVDTHVRRLSRRLALTAHNDPDKIEQDLMAVIPRGAWSQFSLRLIYFGREICDARRPLCASCPLRDLCPSAKYGGFPPWMASGGKGTGRAAGGRGVRSKTPGRRTR; from the coding sequence GTGGGGGGCGCGGGCGCACGACTGGGAACGACTGCCGGGCGGACCGGCGCCGGCCTGCCCCGCGAGACCCCGGCCGCGCGCACGCGCCGCGCCGGGGCGATCGTGCGACGGCTCGCCCTCCGATACCCGCGCGCCGCCATCCCGCTCCGGCACTCCTCCCCGTTCGAGCTGTTGGTCGCCACCATCCTCTCCGCGCAGTGCACCGACGCGGTGGTCAATGCGGTGACGGAGGCGCTTTTCCAGCGCTACCGCACCCCCGCCGACTTCGCCGGCGCCCAGCGGGAGGCGCTTGAACGGGCGATCCACAGCACCGGGTTCTTCCGCGCGAAAGCGCGAGCCATCCAGAGCACCGCCCGACTGCTCCTCGAGCGCCACAACGGAGAGGTCCCGCGGACGATGGAGGCCCTGGTCCGCTTGGACGGCGTGGGACGGAAGACGGCAAACGTCGTGCTCAGCGTCTTCGGGGTCCCCGGCATCGTCGTCGACACGCACGTCCGGCGCCTCTCGCGCCGGCTGGCCCTCACCGCGCACAACGATCCGGACAAGATAGAGCAGGATCTCATGGCCGTGATTCCCCGGGGGGCGTGGAGCCAGTTCTCGCTCAGGCTCATCTACTTCGGTCGCGAGATTTGCGACGCGCGCCGGCCCCTGTGCGCCTCGTGCCCGCTCCGCGACCTGTGTCCGTCCGCGAAGTACGGGGGATTCCCCCCGTGGATGGCGTCCGGCGGGAAAGGTACCGGCCGGGCCGCCGGGGGACGGGGAGTCCGGTCCAAGACGCCAGGGAGGCGCACGCGATGA
- a CDS encoding Xaa-Pro peptidase family protein, with protein sequence MDYAARVQSARRLMGEQQIDLLALAPNDDMRYLLGYVPHPDERPCYLLVDSVGSAFVVPSLNATEAAQHVTLPSFAYSDADGPAAALAAARRALGGRTPSRIAVSDTMRADFVLTLRAAYPDAGLALGSLVLAPLRMRKSAEEIELIKRSGLHADQAMRDAWGACRVGATEREISEAAAASFRRSGSEEVLFAQVASGPNGAFPHHHSGSRALRPGDAVTLDLGGRLDGYASDLTRAAFLGTPPPRYLEAHRAVEAAVVAGMAAARPGALLKDVDLAGRGEIARAGFGEYFIHRIGHGLGLTGHELPSVTHLNAQPIAEGMVFSVEPGIYIPGEFGVRLEEIVYIARDGAHRISLLPRDVHQVPAG encoded by the coding sequence ATGGATTACGCAGCGCGGGTGCAGTCGGCGCGGCGGTTGATGGGCGAGCAGCAGATCGACCTGCTTGCCCTGGCGCCAAACGACGACATGCGCTATCTGTTGGGATACGTGCCGCACCCCGACGAGCGCCCGTGCTACCTGCTGGTGGACTCCGTGGGGAGCGCGTTTGTCGTCCCGTCCCTCAACGCCACCGAGGCCGCGCAGCACGTGACGCTGCCGAGCTTCGCGTACAGCGACGCCGACGGCCCCGCCGCGGCGCTGGCCGCGGCCCGGCGTGCCCTCGGTGGGCGGACGCCGAGTCGGATCGCCGTGTCCGACACGATGCGCGCGGACTTCGTCCTGACGCTGCGGGCCGCCTACCCCGATGCCGGGCTCGCCCTTGGGTCGCTGGTCCTCGCCCCGCTGCGTATGCGAAAGTCGGCCGAGGAGATCGAGCTGATCAAACGGAGCGGCCTGCACGCCGATCAGGCGATGCGCGACGCGTGGGGGGCCTGCCGGGTCGGCGCTACCGAGCGGGAAATCTCCGAGGCCGCGGCGGCATCGTTTCGCCGGTCCGGATCGGAGGAAGTGCTCTTTGCCCAAGTGGCGTCCGGTCCGAACGGCGCGTTTCCACATCACCACTCCGGCAGCCGTGCGCTGCGTCCCGGCGACGCGGTGACACTCGACCTGGGGGGCCGCCTCGACGGCTACGCGTCCGACCTGACCCGGGCGGCGTTCCTGGGCACGCCCCCGCCGCGGTATCTTGAGGCGCACCGAGCGGTCGAGGCGGCGGTCGTGGCGGGCATGGCGGCCGCGCGGCCCGGCGCCCTTCTCAAGGACGTGGACCTGGCAGGGAGGGGCGAAATCGCCCGCGCGGGGTTCGGTGAGTACTTCATCCACCGCATCGGGCACGGGCTGGGCCTCACCGGCCACGAACTGCCGAGCGTCACGCACCTGAACGCGCAGCCGATTGCGGAGGGCATGGTGTTCTCGGTTGAGCCGGGGATCTACATTCCCGGGGAGTTCGGCGTGCGCCTGGAAGAGATCGTGTACATCGCCCGGGATGGCGCGCACCGGATCAGCCTGCTCCCCCGGGACGTGCACCAAGTTCCCGCCGGGTGA
- a CDS encoding inositol monophosphatase family protein: MRIVAFGMHALSPFSVAALRAARAAGEIHRASFRRGIRVDFKGRNDPVTEADRASEAAIVEMLRSTFPDHAFLGEEGGPQGKGEYTWLIDPLDGTFNFARAIPWFAVSIALERNGRPIAGVILNTIFGEVYAAEADRGAFAAELADLPADPGGWGDLSHWRRLRVPGTTRLDQAVLSTGFPHDVAETRINLDHFTNLVLGAGKIRNMGSAALSLAAIALGQFEGYWEIGPHAWDFAAGALLVEEAGGRVTDLRGRRLDLHGRQILATNGGIHDAVVAVLAKGRSGLD; this comes from the coding sequence ATGCGTATAGTGGCCTTTGGTATGCACGCCCTCTCACCGTTCAGCGTCGCCGCGCTGCGTGCCGCCCGTGCGGCCGGGGAAATTCACCGCGCCTCTTTCCGGCGGGGGATCCGGGTCGACTTCAAGGGTCGAAACGATCCGGTCACCGAGGCGGACCGTGCGTCCGAGGCGGCGATCGTCGAGATGCTCAGATCGACGTTCCCAGACCACGCCTTTCTCGGAGAAGAGGGCGGTCCCCAGGGGAAGGGCGAGTACACCTGGTTGATCGATCCGCTCGACGGGACGTTCAATTTCGCCCGTGCGATCCCGTGGTTCGCGGTGAGCATCGCGCTCGAGCGGAACGGCCGGCCGATCGCCGGGGTGATCCTAAACACCATCTTCGGCGAAGTCTACGCGGCGGAGGCGGATCGCGGCGCCTTCGCCGCCGAACTGGCCGACCTCCCCGCCGACCCCGGAGGGTGGGGAGACCTGTCGCACTGGCGGCGGCTCAGGGTCCCGGGGACGACCCGCCTCGATCAGGCCGTGCTCTCGACTGGTTTCCCGCACGACGTCGCCGAGACGCGGATCAACCTCGACCATTTCACCAACCTCGTGCTCGGCGCCGGAAAGATCCGCAACATGGGATCGGCCGCCTTGAGCCTCGCCGCGATCGCGCTCGGCCAGTTCGAAGGCTATTGGGAAATCGGCCCGCACGCCTGGGACTTCGCCGCGGGCGCGCTGCTCGTCGAGGAAGCCGGAGGCCGGGTGACCGATCTGCGCGGCCGGCGGCTGGACCTGCACGGCCGGCAGATCCTCGCCACGAACGGCGGGATCCACGACGCGGTTGTCGCCGTTCTCGCCAAGGGGCGGAGCGGGCTCGACTAG
- a CDS encoding CBS domain-containing protein, giving the protein MIGKPVYDAAGEAFDTVSDLVIYHGTEKFPRISGVLLNGDRSRVAVIPWDAVAEFSPGGIRLRVERRRLAPRPLQPDEILLREDILDTQVVDTDDIKVVRVNDLELRQVGNEVRVAGADVGTRSLLRRLGLEPVVCRAFERVGRPLQNRIIPWNLVAVLGGTMTPLRLSISREKLKNIHPADLADLLEDLDRDERVEVMTALADEHAADVLEEAEPDVQTTVIQELPSERAADILEEMKPDEAADVLGELPEAQAEDLIARMEDDKAEEVTRLLQYEPETAAGKMTTEFIALSVSMTVDQVIARLRETKPDSETIYYLYVVDDGGRLAGVLSIRSLVTAASGTPISQLMRADVIYVRVDASVEDVAGALVKYDLLAVPVVEEDGRLIGIVTIDHLIDILLEKYGPRKLGGGFDLLRRKAAREGPGVR; this is encoded by the coding sequence ATGATCGGTAAGCCGGTCTACGACGCGGCCGGAGAGGCGTTCGACACCGTCTCCGACCTGGTGATTTATCATGGGACCGAGAAGTTCCCGCGGATCTCGGGGGTCCTGCTGAACGGCGACCGCAGCCGCGTCGCCGTCATCCCGTGGGATGCGGTCGCCGAGTTTTCGCCCGGCGGCATCCGGCTCCGCGTGGAGCGCCGCCGACTCGCCCCCCGGCCGCTGCAGCCCGACGAGATTCTCCTTCGCGAAGATATCCTCGACACGCAGGTGGTCGACACCGACGACATCAAGGTCGTCCGGGTCAACGACCTCGAGTTGCGGCAGGTCGGCAACGAGGTGCGCGTGGCCGGGGCGGATGTCGGCACGCGCTCGCTCCTCCGGCGGCTGGGGCTCGAGCCGGTCGTCTGCCGCGCGTTTGAGCGGGTGGGGCGGCCGTTGCAGAACCGGATCATCCCTTGGAACCTCGTCGCCGTGCTCGGCGGGACGATGACCCCCCTGCGATTGAGCATCTCGCGGGAGAAGCTCAAGAATATCCACCCGGCGGACCTGGCGGATCTGCTCGAGGATCTCGATCGGGACGAGCGGGTCGAAGTGATGACCGCGCTCGCCGACGAGCACGCCGCCGACGTGCTCGAGGAAGCCGAGCCGGACGTGCAAACGACGGTCATCCAGGAACTGCCGAGTGAGCGGGCCGCCGATATCCTCGAGGAGATGAAGCCCGATGAGGCGGCGGACGTCCTCGGGGAGCTCCCCGAGGCCCAGGCCGAAGACCTGATCGCCCGCATGGAGGACGATAAGGCCGAGGAGGTCACCCGGCTGCTCCAGTACGAGCCCGAGACCGCCGCGGGCAAGATGACGACCGAGTTCATCGCCCTGTCCGTGTCGATGACGGTGGACCAGGTCATCGCGCGGCTGCGGGAAACCAAGCCGGACTCTGAAACGATCTACTACCTCTACGTCGTCGACGACGGCGGGCGCCTCGCCGGCGTCCTCTCGATCCGCAGCTTGGTCACCGCGGCGTCGGGCACGCCCATCTCCCAGTTGATGCGGGCGGACGTGATCTACGTCCGCGTCGACGCCAGCGTCGAGGACGTCGCGGGGGCTCTGGTGAAGTACGACCTGCTGGCGGTGCCCGTGGTCGAGGAGGACGGCCGGCTCATCGGCATCGTCACGATCGACCACCTCATCGACATCTTGCTGGAAAAGTACGGTCCCCGGAAGCTCGGGGGCGGGTTCGACCTGCTCCGCCGCAAGGCGGCCAGGGAGGGGCCGGGGGTCCGATGA